One window of Vespa velutina chromosome 2, iVesVel2.1, whole genome shotgun sequence genomic DNA carries:
- the LOC124957664 gene encoding protein mesh isoform X3: MRERTSRGIFYPYKLTMRAILLLYISAISLSGIDAQTGKETFESAFGLNVPEQTENKDNVALTENKKSVPLELEDLAETDKKKIETIREKSDTETELFKSDPQDSKKEVEQNIGNISDRTFDERMGKYVRYDSDSPDAYRYAPRSDDSVPDYVLLESRLKQVRSEFMYWYFDLGGESEHGDYQTDIHASTVIIHKNLNFQLPFFGFRFNYTRVTVNGFLEFSDPPDYYTHPLVFPIKDWPEKNDPSFIGIFFSQCRIGKLGPNDIDKRRPGVYFRLERDLQRRTDQFGVEMRERVKWDIREGVVGSDSFDPKHAVIVTWKNVSFIGGLDNALYKTNTFQMVLATDEVHTYAIFNYLNIQWSAHTSAGGDNYAGEGGVPAFIGFNAGNGTQSYEYKPYSQTTTLRDLTGRGWGNGFPGRHIFRIDEKIMLGSCNKDIAGTNLPLVFAPESGNMLGGTVVNITGPCFNETEKVRCLFDTVMVIGHVIDRNRAICVQPFVQAEGYIRLEVAIGNSGKFNWKGKYFIETPATAAEKISFTTTAVHELDPAEIKITWNQYNLTSNLNAGVQISLWGYRETKTTPELKFITDLEVSHTNTGSYIIRPANYRDKYNLDVQDIVFGFIKINLTDPAQYSGINISPVLWSKPIPIAWYFGPQWERLYGSRWSQRMCDKWIMNDRYLKNFAAEIALCPCTLNHALYDKGRFMPDFDCDKDSNPDCYYNSHASHCVRTGAPNLYGSEQQCCYDKNGYLMLTYDQQWGSRPRRAHNLGYFPWNEANKVPTLSQWFHDMVPMYLCCLWQEEQAVGCETFRFERRPSQDCIAYQSPAIATVFGDPHIVTFDGLEYTFNGMGEFVLLRVDQLRDKLNVQARFEQVERNYYGAVNATKLTSIAVMGNNTATIEVRLRQKHSQWRYRLDVFADKQRVYFDRPSLKFQHFSGVVVYTPTYILNQSEVIIMMDTGAGIEVIENEGFMSARVYLPWSYMNKTRGLFGNWSHDITDDFTNPDGQLASVGNLNNFEDVHKNFAMNWLLEDKETDDKGAALFTREFGRTATFFANRKFQPEFHRTPEEILPANRTEDRNRANALCGDSYQCKYDYAMTLNRDFAHFTRTYYDTYTQIKAINDKRIISCGILETPRFGRKSNFLFIPGAKVSFECNQDFILVGDQRRECTPEGRWNIPEYGYTECLRFIIHTNHYRTGLISILKKKIGILKNPSHQPNLS; encoded by the exons ATGCGGGAACGAACATCGAGGGGTATTTTTTACCCTTACAAATTAACAATGAGAGcgattcttcttctctatatTTCCGCGATATCATTAAGTGGAATCGATGCTCAAACAGGAAAGGAGACTTTCGAGAGTGCTTTCGGATTGAATGTGCCAGAACAAACGGAAAACAAAGATAATGTAGCTTTGAcggaaaataagaaatcggTTCCGTTGGAATTGGAGGATCTTGCGGAaacagataagaaaaaaatcgaaacgaTTCGGGAAAAGTCTGACACGGAAACGGAACTTTTTAAATCTGATCCTCAagattcgaaaaaagaagttgAACAAAATATAGGGAACATTTCCGATAGGACTTTTGATGAAAGAATGGGAAAATATGTGCGATATG ATTCAGATTCCCCGGATGCCTACAGATATGCACCTCGATCTGATGATTCAGTTCCCGATTATGTTCTCCTTGAATCGAGATTGAAACAAGTTCGATCGGAATTCATGTATTGGTATTTTGACTTAGGAGGTGAAAGTGAACATGGAGACTATCAAACGGATATTCATGCATCCACGGTGATCATTCACaagaatttgaattttcaaCTTCCTTTTTTCGGATTTCGATTCAATTACACCAGG gTAACTGTCAATGGTTTCTTAGAGTTTAGTGATCCTCCAGATTATTATACGCATCCTTTGGTCTTTCCAATTAAGGATTGGCCCGAGAAAAACGATCCAAGTTTTATTGGGATATTTTTCAGTCAATGTCGTATAGGAAAACTTGGACcaaacgatatcgataaaagaagGCCTGGTGTATATTTTCg ACTCGAAAGAGATCTGCAGAGAAGGACGGATCAATTTGGCGTTGAAATGAGAGAACGAGTCAAGTGGGATATTCGTGAAGGTGTCGTGGGTTCAGATTCGTTCGATCCAAAGCATGCCGTTATTGTCACCTGGAAAAACGTTTCCTTCATCGGTGGCCTTGATAATGCTCTCTATAAAACGAATACCTTTCAAATGGTTCTAGCTACGGATGAAGTTCACACGTATGCGATATTCAATTATCTGAATATTCAATGGTCCGCTCACACATCAGCTGGTGGTGACAACTATGCTGGAGAGGGTGGAGTACCTGCATTT ATTGGATTCAATGCCGGTAATGGTACACAAAGCTACGAGTACAAACCTTATTCTCAAACGACCACTTTACGAGACTTAACGGGTAGAGGATGGGGCAATGGTTTTCCAGGCCGTCACATTTTTAGAATAGACGAGAAAATAATGTTGGGTTCTTGTAATAAGGATATAG CTGGTACTAACTTGCCTCTTGTATTCGCTCCTGAAAGCGGAAACATGTTGGGTGGTACGGTAGTCAATATCACAGGACCTTGCTTCAATGAGACCGAGAAAGTCAGGTGTCTGTTCGATACGGTCATGGTGATCGGTCATGTCATAGACAGAAATCGTGCTATTTGCGTTCAACCATTCGTACAAGCAGAAGGTTACATTCGCTTGGAAGTAGCTATTGGTAATAGCGGAAAGTTTAAttggaaaggaaaatatttcattg AGACACCTGCTACTGCTGccgaaaaaatttctttcactACGACAGCCGTTCATGAACTTGATCCAGCGGAGATAAAGATAACATGGAACCAATACAACTTGACGAGTAATTTGAACGCAGGTGTTCAGATATCATTATGGGGTTATAGAGAAACGAAGACTACTCCTGAGTTAAAATTCATTACTGACCttgaa gTATCACATACTAATACAGGATCTTATATAATCAGACCAGCGAATTATCGTGATAAGTACAATCTTGACGTACAAGATATTGTGTTCGgctttataaagataaatctaACAGATCCGGCTCAGTATTCTGGAATTAATATTTCACC AGTTTTATGGAGTAAACCGATTCCAATTGCTTGGTATTTTGGTCCACAATGGGAAAGACTATATGGATCTCGTTGGTCACAAAGAATGTGTGATAAGTGGATTATGAATGATAGATACTTGAAAAATTTTGCTGCTGAAATTGCATTATGTCCTTGCACCCTGAATCATGCTCTCTACGATAAAGGACGATTTATGCCAGACTTCGATTGCGATAAGGACTCAAATCCCGATTGCTATTACAACAGTCATGCGAGTCATTGCGTGAGGACTGGTGCACCAAA tcTGTATGGCTCGGAACAACAATGTTGCTATGACAAAAATGGTTATTTGATGCTTACATATGATCAGCAATGGGGTTCGCGACCACGTCGTGCGCATAATTTGGGATATTTTCCGTGGAATGAAGCTAACAAAGTACCAACTCTCTCACAGTGGTTTCACGACATGGTCCCTATGTATTTGTGTTGTCTGTGGCAAGAGGAACAGGCAGTCGGATGTGAAACGTTTAGATTCGAGAGACGTCCTTCGCAGGACTGCATCGCTTATCAGTCTCCGGCCATTGCAACGGTATTCGGTGATCCACACATAGTTACGTTTGATGGGTTGGAATACACGTTTAATGGAATGGGAGAATTCGTATTACTACGAGTGGATCAATTGAGAGACAAACTCAATGTTCAGGCTAGGTTTGAACAagttgaaagaaattattatggaGCTGTTAATGCCACTAAATTGACATCGATTGcag TGATGGGAAATAATACCGCTACTATCGAAGTACGGCTACGACAAAAACACTCTCAATGGAGGTACCGTTTAGACGTTTTTGCAGATAAGCAACGCGTCTATTTCGATAGACCGTCCTTAAAGTTTCAACATTTTTCCGGTGTAGTTGTATATACTCCgacatatattttaaatcagAGCGAAGTTATCATAATGATGGACACCGGTGCTGGTATCGAAGTTATAGAAAATGAAGGGTTCATGTCAGCCAGAGTTTATCTTCCCTGGTCATATAtg AATAAAACCAGGGGATTGTTCGGAAATTGGAGTCACGATATTACTGATGATTTCACGAATCCGGACGGTCAATTGGCATCCGTAGgcaatttaaacaattttgaaGACGTTCATAAGAACTTTGCGATGAATTGGCTATTGGAGGACAAGGAAACGGACGATAAAGGGGCTGCTTTGTTCACAAGGGAGTTTGGTAGGACTGCGACCTTTTTTGCCAATCGAAAATTCCAACCGGAATTTCATCGAACGCCCGAAGAAATATTACCAGCTAATAG aaCGGAAGATCGAAATCGAGCGAACGCTTTGTGCGGAGATTCGTATCAATGCAAGTATGATTACGCGATGACACTCAATCGGGATTTCGCACACTTCACGAGAACTTATTACGATACCTACACGCAAATAAAGGCAATAAACGATAAGAGGA TTATATCCTGTGGTATATTGGAAACACCACGTTTCGGGCGCAAAAGCAATTTTCTGTTTATACCCGGTGCCAAAGTAAGCTTCGAATGTAACCAAGATTTTATACTCGTTGGAGATCAACGTCGAGAATGTACGCCGGAAGGACGATGGAACATTCCGGAGTATGGATACACCGAATGTCTCc GGTTTATCATACACACGAACCATTACCGGACAGGCCTTATAtcgattttgaagaaaaagattggGATCTTAAAGAACCCGTCTCACCAACCGAATCTGAGTTGA